The Vicingaceae bacterium genome has a segment encoding these proteins:
- a CDS encoding oligopeptidase B, translated as MKEFFSNPRHKVYFGLAIGCFIVVILWMIMNKINNSSMICPPMAERQEKKLSTAGVERTDYFYWMRERGTHRVMNHLKRENQCTDRYFEPVGHLKDTLYREIINRIVDEETVPYMFKNGFVYYYEYKQGKEHPVYFRIDQSTGEREILLDANERAGTGEYYNLNEMDISPDGSWLAVTEDFKGDNAYFLRIKNLKSGQWKDYTIENVSDFEWIDSDKIIYTRIHPETYRSYRVYLHQLDKPAEDKLLYEEPDERFDLSVYKSSDDSMVFVASTSSTSSEIFLLENDKDGYRLRSFQSRLVDLIYYVDYANELFWIMHNGDGKINFVLSTCQKENTHKDHWVDFLPYDPEHFLTSFELTDKFVLIEERINGQTAIEIVDQQTKERRILAFDDKAYTVYLTGNQTFKTEKFWVSYQSLNRMPIKYEVDLKTLEKKVIWQKKIKGNYNPDDYVTEFVMVPSHDSVDVPVLLMYKKGLNKDGSHPCLLEGYGAYGVSFDPYFSISRINLLERGFVYALAQVRGGGEKGRQWYLDGKWLKKKNTFKDFIAAAEFLVDSGYTSADKLAIRGASAGGLLVGAVINMKPELFRAVVAEVPFVDVLNTMSDPKLPLTVQEYEEWGNPEEKEFYRYIASYSPYDNVHAACYPAVYAQVSFNDSQVPYWEGAKWIAKLRLFNECGRNMLLRVEMQTGHAGKSGRYKQYESEAEIQTFLIKELTLLPY; from the coding sequence ATGAAAGAATTTTTTTCTAATCCAAGGCATAAAGTTTATTTTGGGTTGGCAATCGGATGTTTTATTGTGGTAATTTTATGGATGATTATGAATAAAATTAACAATTCGAGTATGATTTGCCCACCAATGGCAGAAAGACAGGAAAAAAAGCTTTCTACTGCAGGCGTAGAAAGAACAGATTATTTTTATTGGATGCGGGAAAGGGGTACACACCGGGTAATGAATCATTTAAAAAGAGAGAATCAATGCACCGACCGATATTTTGAACCTGTCGGACATCTGAAAGATACACTTTATCGGGAAATTATCAACCGAATTGTTGATGAAGAAACCGTTCCTTATATGTTTAAAAACGGTTTTGTATATTATTACGAATACAAACAGGGAAAAGAACATCCTGTTTATTTTAGAATCGACCAAAGTACGGGAGAGAGAGAAATTTTGTTGGATGCCAACGAGCGCGCCGGCACCGGGGAGTATTACAATTTGAATGAAATGGATATTTCACCTGACGGAAGTTGGTTGGCTGTTACCGAAGATTTTAAAGGAGATAATGCTTATTTTCTCCGAATAAAGAATCTGAAATCAGGGCAATGGAAAGATTACACCATTGAAAATGTTTCGGACTTTGAATGGATAGACAGCGATAAAATTATCTATACTCGAATTCATCCCGAAACTTATCGTTCCTACCGTGTTTATTTGCATCAATTGGATAAACCGGCCGAAGACAAATTATTATATGAAGAACCTGATGAGAGGTTTGATTTGAGTGTTTATAAATCTTCAGATGATTCGATGGTTTTCGTAGCTTCAACTTCTTCGACTTCTTCGGAAATTTTTTTGCTTGAAAATGATAAAGACGGCTACCGTTTACGTTCTTTTCAGTCGCGTCTTGTTGATTTGATTTATTATGTTGATTATGCAAACGAGTTGTTTTGGATTATGCATAATGGGGACGGAAAAATAAATTTTGTCCTTTCTACCTGTCAAAAAGAGAATACACACAAAGACCACTGGGTGGACTTTTTGCCGTATGATCCTGAACATTTTCTTACATCATTTGAGTTGACAGACAAATTTGTACTTATCGAAGAGAGAATCAATGGACAAACAGCAATAGAAATAGTGGATCAACAAACCAAAGAACGAAGAATATTGGCTTTTGATGATAAAGCATATACCGTTTATCTGACAGGTAATCAGACCTTTAAAACCGAAAAATTTTGGGTGTCATATCAATCGTTAAACAGGATGCCCATTAAGTATGAAGTGGATTTGAAAACACTTGAGAAAAAAGTGATTTGGCAAAAAAAGATCAAAGGAAACTACAATCCTGACGATTACGTTACGGAATTTGTCATGGTGCCGTCTCACGATAGTGTGGATGTGCCGGTTTTGTTGATGTATAAAAAGGGATTAAACAAAGACGGAAGCCATCCATGCTTGTTGGAAGGGTATGGTGCTTACGGAGTGTCTTTCGATCCATATTTTTCCATCTCAAGAATCAATCTGCTGGAACGGGGATTTGTGTATGCATTGGCGCAAGTGAGAGGGGGAGGGGAGAAAGGACGTCAATGGTATCTTGACGGAAAATGGTTGAAAAAGAAAAATACGTTTAAAGATTTTATTGCAGCTGCTGAATTTTTGGTTGATAGTGGATATACATCAGCTGATAAGTTGGCCATAAGAGGAGCAAGCGCCGGTGGTTTGCTTGTTGGAGCAGTCATCAACATGAAACCTGAATTATTCAGAGCCGTTGTTGCGGAAGTTCCATTTGTAGATGTGTTGAATACCATGTCTGATCCTAAACTTCCACTTACAGTGCAAGAATATGAAGAATGGGGAAATCCCGAAGAAAAAGAATTTTATCGCTACATTGCCTCTTATTCGCCCTACGATAATGTACATGCCGCATGTTATCCTGCCGTTTATGCCCAGGTTAGCTTTAATGATTCGCAAGTGCCTTATTGGGAAGGTGCAAAATGGATAGCCAAACTGCGATTGTTTAATGAGTGTGGACGCAATATGTTGTTGAGAGTGGAAATGCAAACCGGACATGCAGGAAAATCGGGCAGATATAAACAATATGAAAGCGAAGCAGAAATTCAGACCTTTTTAATAAAAGAATTGACTTTGTTGCCTTATTAA
- a CDS encoding rRNA cytosine-C5-methyltransferase, whose product MLIQAENEYLNFMSKQLPEIIFNDFRETVFQPDAVVSFKLIPDKWQEKSLHVNLEKIPWSTHGYYLPVNMNFITDPLWHGGYYYVQEPSSMIIDSIISRLSKDITSPLILDFCAAPGGKTAGLLINSPSTATIVANEWNAKRRLALLENLNRLGLDNFIVTGTHHESIQKCGPLFDIIVCDAPCSGEGLFRKIPHSVYEWSIQKVNHSAGLQLSMLQGLWETLKPGGYLIYSTCTFNTIENENVILQLINTTGAKNIFFDELCIDGICNLQIQGVDAYRFFPHLSKGEGFFCCILKKSFEQTTLPNINITQSENPLSQPYLLSYFKQEQSLICEKNIWWAGGNLKVKSYLEKNNIQVIQNGIPVFLEKKHKVHPLQDLITHGNFNPKSLPSVDLELNDAYKYLSHALNWQHIINRHPYFYFTYKNFPFGLAQGKTHTMVNKYPLNRKIQKRFSTGEINTLLNFI is encoded by the coding sequence ATGCTTATCCAGGCCGAAAATGAATACCTAAATTTTATGAGTAAACAATTACCGGAAATAATATTTAATGATTTCCGGGAAACCGTATTTCAACCGGATGCGGTAGTTTCTTTTAAATTAATTCCGGATAAATGGCAAGAAAAATCCCTACATGTCAATCTTGAAAAAATACCTTGGTCAACCCATGGTTATTACCTGCCCGTGAATATGAATTTCATCACTGACCCGTTGTGGCATGGTGGTTATTATTATGTACAAGAACCATCGTCAATGATAATAGACAGTATCATATCCCGGTTGTCCAAAGATATCACATCTCCATTGATACTTGATTTTTGCGCTGCGCCCGGCGGCAAAACGGCAGGATTACTTATAAACTCTCCTTCAACTGCCACCATTGTGGCAAATGAATGGAATGCCAAAAGGAGATTGGCGCTCTTGGAAAATTTAAATCGTTTAGGACTCGATAATTTTATCGTCACAGGCACTCATCATGAGTCCATTCAAAAGTGCGGTCCATTGTTCGACATTATCGTTTGTGACGCACCATGCAGTGGAGAGGGCTTGTTCAGAAAAATTCCCCACTCTGTCTATGAATGGAGTATACAAAAAGTAAATCATTCAGCCGGTTTACAATTGTCTATGTTACAAGGATTATGGGAAACACTCAAACCGGGAGGATATCTTATTTATTCCACCTGCACATTCAACACCATCGAAAATGAAAACGTAATCTTGCAATTAATCAATACAACAGGTGCCAAAAATATTTTTTTTGACGAATTATGCATTGATGGTATCTGTAACTTACAAATTCAAGGAGTCGATGCTTACAGATTTTTTCCACATTTGTCAAAAGGCGAAGGATTTTTCTGTTGTATTTTGAAAAAATCTTTCGAACAAACAACATTACCCAATATCAATATAACTCAATCAGAAAACCCATTGTCCCAACCGTATTTATTGTCATATTTCAAACAAGAACAATCTTTGATCTGTGAAAAAAATATTTGGTGGGCAGGTGGTAATCTTAAAGTTAAATCATATCTGGAAAAAAATAATATACAGGTCATTCAAAACGGCATTCCAGTATTTTTGGAAAAAAAACATAAAGTGCATCCCTTGCAAGATTTAATCACTCATGGCAATTTTAACCCCAAGTCACTCCCTTCTGTCGATTTAGAATTGAATGATGCATACAAATATCTTTCTCATGCCTTAAATTGGCAACATATCATCAATCGCCATCCCTATTTTTATTTTACTTACAAAAACTTTCCTTTTGGTCTTGCACAAGGTAAAACGCACACCATGGTCAACAAATACCCCTTAAATAGAAAAATACAAAAAAGATTCTCCACCGGCGAGATAAACACTCTTTTAAATTTCATTTAA
- a CDS encoding non-canonical purine NTP pyrophosphatase encodes MKTIVIATKNKNKVKEFKEIANQDLNIRFVAASELGINFEAEETGKSFRENAFIKAKTLRNITEQPVIGEDSGLCVDELDGRPGIYSARFAGKDAGDEENIKKLLDSLKNSTNRHAYFICTICLLIDNQEFYFEGILRGEIALKPRGKNGFGYDPVFIPEGFQQTLAELGPDIKNKISHRKKAIIQLTEFLKSHPSLLKNV; translated from the coding sequence ATGAAAACTATCGTAATAGCAACCAAAAATAAAAACAAAGTTAAAGAATTCAAGGAAATTGCCAATCAAGATCTAAACATCCGGTTTGTGGCAGCATCAGAGTTGGGAATTAATTTTGAAGCAGAAGAAACAGGTAAATCTTTCCGGGAAAATGCATTCATAAAAGCAAAAACCCTTCGTAATATCACCGAACAACCCGTCATTGGTGAAGATTCCGGACTATGTGTGGATGAACTTGACGGCCGGCCCGGCATTTACTCTGCACGCTTTGCAGGTAAAGATGCCGGTGATGAAGAAAATATAAAAAAATTGCTTGATTCTTTGAAAAATTCCACAAACCGTCATGCCTATTTTATTTGCACTATTTGCTTATTGATTGATAATCAAGAATTTTATTTTGAAGGAATTCTCCGGGGCGAAATTGCGCTTAAACCGAGAGGAAAAAACGGATTTGGTTATGATCCTGTTTTTATCCCTGAAGGATTTCAACAAACCTTGGCAGAACTTGGTCCCGATATAAAAAACAAGATCAGCCACAGAAAAAAAGCAATTATTCAATTGACAGAATTTTTGAAAAGTCATCCTTCTCTATTAAAGAATGTTTAA
- a CDS encoding hypothetical protein (possible pseudo, frameshifted): MIVSTTALQNFAQYYNNRVYLIPCTINSHNYPYVYKPYDGGTFIIGWMGSHSTSHYLKLIEKQLYGLTLKNIPFEVWIVGDTEFKFDVDIPYKTFPWSEHTELEFLSRMHVGIYPLPNDPWIMGKSGGKLRQYMSCGIPPIATDTPVNREIIENGVNGILIPFDNPDSWTDVIEDLFNNPGKLMQLSQNARKTIESKFSTDVYAPVYLSVLND; encoded by the coding sequence GTGATTGTATCCACGACCGCACTTCAAAATTTTGCACAATATTACAACAACCGTGTTTACCTGATTCCCTGCACCATCAATAGCCATAATTATCCCTATGTATATAAACCATACGACGGAGGTACATTCATTATAGGTTGGATGGGCAGCCACAGCACTTCTCATTACCTTAAACTAATCGAAAAGCAATTATATGGATTGACCCTTAAGAATATACCTTTTGAAGTTTGGATTGTTGGAGACACTGAATTTAAGTTCGATGTCGATATCCCGTATAAAACATTTCCATGGAGCGAACATACAGAATTGGAATTCTTATCCCGTATGCACGTCGGTATTTATCCATTACCCAACGATCCGTGGATCATGGGGAAAAGTGGCGGAAAATTACGTCAATACATGTCTTGCGGTATACCTCCTATTGCAACAGACACTCCTGTCAATCGCGAGATTATTGAAAATGGCGTAAACGGCATATTGATTCCATTTGACAATCCTGATAGTTGGACAGATGTGATTGAGGATCTCTTTAACAATCCCGGTAAATTAATGCAACTCTCTCAAAACGCTCGTAAAACCATAGAATCCAAATTTTCAACGGATGTTTATGCTCCTGTTTATTTATCTGTGTTGAATGATTGA